The sequence below is a genomic window from Nitrospirae bacterium CG2_30_53_67.
CATAACGCCCCCGTGAGTCATAACCGGTGCTCATTTTCCCCCGACGGATAAAGGTAGGCGTATCCATGGCCTTGCCGCCTGCATAGGTCTCGAAATTCACGGCCTTCTTGACCACCGCCGCCGGTTCCTCGGCCGCTGCCGGCTCTTCAAACCCCGTGGCGATGACCGTTACCTTCAGGGCGTCCCCCATACTTGGGTTGATGGCCGATCCGAAAATAATATTGGCGTCCTCATGCGCCTCTTCCTGGATGATGCTGGTCGCCTCATTGATCTCGTACAGGGCCATCTTTTCGGTCCCGGTGATATTGATCAGGACGCGGCGGGCGCCGCCCATGGATCCGTCTTCCAATAGAGGACTGGAGATGGCCTTATGAGCGGCCTCCACGGCCCGGCCTTCGCCGACGGCGATCCCGGTTCCCATGACGGCTCGTCCCTTCCCGGTCATGATGGTCCTCACATCGGCAAAATCCACGTTGACCAGCCCGGGGAGGGTGATCAGGTCGGAGATCCCCTGCACCGCCTGGCAGAGGACGTCGTCGGCGATCTTGAAGGCGTCAAACAGGGCCGTCTGCTTGTCGATGATCCCGAGGAGCCTCTGATTGGGAATGACAATCACCGTATCCACCGCGTCCTTGAGCTGCTGCAATCCCTGCTCCGCCTGTGCGGCCCTTTGCTTTCCTTCAAAGTTAAAGGGTTTGGTCACGACGCCCACGACCAGGGCCCCCGCCTCTTTGGCCATCCTTCCGATCACCGGGGCGGCGCCTGTCCCCGTCCCGCCTCCCATGCCGGCCGTAATGAAAATCATGTCCGATCCCTGAATGCTTTCCTTGATCTGATCCTGGTCCTCCAGCGCGGCCTGCCGCCCGATCTCCGGATTGGCCCCTGCGCCGAGGCCCTTGGTTAACTTGCCTCCGATCTGCAGCTTCATCGGAGCCAGACTGGTGGCGAGGACCTGGGCATCCGTATTGACCGCGATGAAATCCACTCCCTCGAGCTGGGACTGGATCATGGTATTGACCGCGTTGTTCCCGCCGCCTCCTACACCTATAACCATGATCTTCGCCTGGCTCGGCACATCTCCTGCAAATTCAAAATTCATCATATTCCCCCTTTCTATAAATTTAGAAAAACTCACTGACCCACTTTTTTATTTTCATCCATGCTTTTTTGACTGCATGCTCTTCGGGCTGGGCCGACATGGAACTCCGGGAAAGGTTCTGGAATCCGTACTGTACCAGCCCCACGGCCGTGGCATACATGGGGCTGGAGACCACGTCCACCAGTCCGCCGATATTCATGGGGACCCCCAGCCTTGCGGGCAGGCCCATCACCTCTTCAGCAATCTCCACCATACCGTCCATGATGGAAGTCCCGCCGGTTAAGACAACACCCGATGTGATCATGTCTTCATACCCGGTCTTCACAATCTCCCTCTTGACCAGACTGAAAAGCTCCTCCACCCTCGGCTCGATGATCTCGCTTAAGATCTGCCTGGAAAGGACCCTGGGCGGCCGCCCCCCCACGCTCGGCACCTCGATGGTTTCGTCGTCCCGGACCATGGAGGTCTTGGCGCATCCGTACTTGATCTTGATCCGCTCCGCTTCGCTGATGGGCGTGCGGATTCCCACGGAGATGTCGTTGGATATATTGTTCCCGCCGACGGTGATGATGGAGGTATGCCAGATGCTTCCATCCAAAAAAATGGCAAGGTCCGTGGTCCCGCCGCCCAGATCAAAGAGAGAGACACCCATCTCTCTCTCCTCGGGTGTCAGAACAGCAAGGCTCGATGCAAAAGATTCGAGGACGATGTCCTTGACCTCCAGACCAGCCCGGTTGCAGCTCTTGATGATGTTCTGTATGGATGTCACGGATGCGGTCACGATATGCACCTCCGCCTCCAGCCGGACGCCGGACATCCCGATGGGATCCTTGATTCCATCCTGGTCGTCCACAATGAACTCCTGAGGAAAGACATGGATCACCTCCCGGTCCATGGGAATGGAGATGGCCTTGGCCGCGTCGATCACACGGTCCACATCCAATGAGTTGACCTCTTTTTCCTTGATGGCCACCACGCCCCGGCTGTTCAGGCTTTTGATGTGGGCGCCGGCAATCCCCGCATAGACCGATGTAATCTCACACCCGGCCATCAGTTCCGCCTCTTCCACGGCTTTCTTGATGGTCTCCACGGTGCTGTCGATATTGACCACCACCCCTTTGCGAAGACCTTTCGAAGGAGAAGTCCCGATTCCGATCACATCGATCTTCCCGTCGGCATTCTTGCTCCCGACAATGACGCATATCTTAGTGGTCCCGAGATCCAACCCAACGATCAACTGATCTTTCTTGGCCAATGTCCTCTCCTTAAAAATCGTTCAAACCGTTCAAACGGTTTAAGCCGTCTTTCCTGTCCCGACCACCACCTGATCCTCAAAGCGCAGATCAATACGACGGACCGCCCAGTTTCTTCTCGCCAAATCGGCGCTCACCCTTTTCAGGAGAACCAACTTGTGCAGATAATCTCCGGAGCCGCAGAGAATATCAAACCCTCCATCCGCCGGATGCAGGACCGCCCCCCGATTCTTCGACATCTCGATTTCCCGTATCTCAGAGAGCTCAGGATACCCGAAGCTCTTCAGGGTCTCCACAAGAGATAAGGCCTGAGACAGCTCCTCCTTCCAGAACCCGTCCTTGTCTTGACGAAGCCCTGAAATGACCGGCAGGATTTTGCCGGTCTTCTTTCCCG
It includes:
- a CDS encoding cell division protein FtsZ is translated as MNFEFAGDVPSQAKIMVIGVGGGGNNAVNTMIQSQLEGVDFIAVNTDAQVLATSLAPMKLQIGGKLTKGLGAGANPEIGRQAALEDQDQIKESIQGSDMIFITAGMGGGTGTGAAPVIGRMAKEAGALVVGVVTKPFNFEGKQRAAQAEQGLQQLKDAVDTVIVIPNQRLLGIIDKQTALFDAFKIADDVLCQAVQGISDLITLPGLVNVDFADVRTIMTGKGRAVMGTGIAVGEGRAVEAAHKAISSPLLEDGSMGGARRVLINITGTEKMALYEINEATSIIQEEAHEDANIIFGSAINPSMGDALKVTVIATGFEEPAAAEEPAAVVKKAVNFETYAGGKAMDTPTFIRRGKMSTGYDSRGRYDENDLDIPTFLRRQLD
- a CDS encoding cell division protein FtsA, whose protein sequence is MAKKDQLIVGLDLGTTKICVIVGSKNADGKIDVIGIGTSPSKGLRKGVVVNIDSTVETIKKAVEEAELMAGCEITSVYAGIAGAHIKSLNSRGVVAIKEKEVNSLDVDRVIDAAKAISIPMDREVIHVFPQEFIVDDQDGIKDPIGMSGVRLEAEVHIVTASVTSIQNIIKSCNRAGLEVKDIVLESFASSLAVLTPEEREMGVSLFDLGGGTTDLAIFLDGSIWHTSIITVGGNNISNDISVGIRTPISEAERIKIKYGCAKTSMVRDDETIEVPSVGGRPPRVLSRQILSEIIEPRVEELFSLVKREIVKTGYEDMITSGVVLTGGTSIMDGMVEIAEEVMGLPARLGVPMNIGGLVDVVSSPMYATAVGLVQYGFQNLSRSSMSAQPEEHAVKKAWMKIKKWVSEFF